The sequence CAGCCTTTCCGTTGTGAGATTTCAAAACTTCTGCATACATGAAAAAAACTATCCAATGTTATTATCGGCAGTGATAACCTGTTTATTGAAATATGTGTGGCTGAAGGCGGTTATATGAAAAAGCGGGATGTACAGCCGGGTATCTCCGGGTGATACCGGTACAAAAATCGATGTAATTTACAAAGAAACCGTTTCAGAATCAACTTTTGTACCGGTTGTCGCTTTCTCAGAGGCCGTTGCGTTCGAATATGGTATCGACGCTCGCTCTGAGTTTTCCGAGAATGTTCTCGAAGCTGAACAGTTCTCCGATCTCTTCCGGCGTGACATGCTGAAGGATCTCCTCATCCTGCAGGACAAGATCGCGCAGGTGGATTTTTTTCGACCAGCTCTCCATGGCGTTGCGCTGTACCAGCCGGTAGGCATCTTCACGGGTCAGTCCCTTTCCGGTAAGGGCGAGCAGCAGGGTCTGCGATGTCGTCAGGCCGTAGGAGGAGTTGAAATTCTCTTCCATGCGTTCCGGATAGACCAGCAGGGTTTCAAGTGAGTCGCTGAAGGTGCGCAGCATGTAGCATACGGCAATGGTGGAGTCGGGCATGATGATACGCTCGACCGACGAGTGCGAAATATCGCGTTCGTGCCACAGCGCCACGTTTTCCATGGCGGCAATGGAGTTCGAGCGCACGACGCGGGCAAGGCCGGTAAGCCTTTCGAAGGTGATCGGATTCCGCTTGTGCGGCATTGCAGAACTGCCTTTCTGTCCCTTGCTGAAAAATTCTTCGGCTTCGCGTACTTCGGTTCGCTGCAGATGCCGGAGTTCGACCGAGAATTTTTCGATAGACGAAGCTATAATGGCAAGCGTCGTGGCGAATTCCGCATGCCTGTCGCGCTGCAGTATCTGTGTAGAGATCGAGGAGGGTTCCAGCCCAAGCTTTCGGCAGACAACGGTTTCGATTGCCGGTGAAAGGTGCTGATAGGTGCCGACGGCTCCCGAGATTTTGCCGACAGAGACCGTATTGACCGCCTTTTTCATGCGATCGAGATTCCGCCGCATTTCCTCGTGCCACAACAGCAGTTTCAGTCCGAACGTGGTCGGTTCGGCATGAATGCCGTGGGTGCGGCCCATTTCGAGGGTGTATTTGAACTCGACGGCTCGTTTTGCAAGCACGTCGATCAGATTTTCGATATCGGCGAGAATGATATTGCCGGCGTCGCGCATCTGCATGGCAAGGCTGGTATCGACAACATCCGACGAGGTCAGGCCTTCGTGGATATAGCGGGAATCGGGCCCTACGTATCCTGCGACATTGGTGAGAAAGGCAATGACGTCGTGCTTGGTTTCCTTTTCGATTTCAAGGATTTCATCAACGTTGAATGCCGCTTTTTCCTTTATGGCCAGCAGCGCTTTTTCAGGGACAAAGCCGGCCTCCATACGTGCTTCTACAGCGGCGATTTCAAGCTGCAGCCAGCGTTGGAATTTTGCCTCTTCTGTCCAGATCGCCGAAATATCTTCAGGTGAATAACGTGGTATCAACGTAGGATTGATTTACAGGTTGTTTATTCTCTTTGGCGTGAAGAGCTGAATATAAGGTTTGGCACGAAGAAAACCCAGTCCTTGTCTTCAGCCGTTCAGTTCTTCATAAACTTTTCGTATGTAGGTGAGCGCCGCTTCACGCTCGTAGGGTATCAGGCCGTCGATAATGGCATTTTCCATCCGGCTTTTAATAATTCCAATCATTTTTCCTTCAGTGAGTCCGAGGGTTGTCATGATGTCCGATCCGTCAATCGGCGGTCTCCAGCTTGCAAGCAGGTCTTTTTCTGCAACTTCTGCGATTTTCTGTTCCACGTTTTCGAAGTTCTTCATGATGCGCACAACCTTTCGCGGGTTTTTGCTCGTTACGTCTGCCCTGCACAGGTTCATGAGGTCTTCAAGGTCGGGTCCGGCATCGAACATAAGTCGGCGTATGGCCGAATCGGTGATCTCTTCCTTTGAAAGCGGAATGGGGCGGTGGTGCAGGCGTACCATTTTCTGGACGTAGTCGAGAGGTTCAAGCGGCCAGCGCATCGACCTGAAGATTTTAGCGACCACTTTTATTCCGACGGCTTCGTGGCCGTGAAAGGTCCATCCTGTTGAAGGGTGAAACCGTTTGGTGACCGGTTTTGCAATGTCATGCAGCAGGGCTGCAATACGCAGCCAGAGTTTGTCCGAGTGCCTGGAGAGATTGTCAACCACCTGAAAGGTGTGGAAAAGCGTGTCCTTGTGGCCGAGTCCGTCAACCTGCTCGATGCCTGCCATAGCGGTCACTTCCGGAAGAATATCGCCGAGAATTTTGGTGTCGTAGAGCATTTCGAGACCTCTGGAGGGCTCGGGGCTCAACATTATTTTAAAGAACTCCTGACTGATTCGCTCCCGCGATACTATCCGAATCCGTTCATGCATGGCCTTCATGGCTTCAGCGAGCGCCGGATCGGGAGTAAATCCAAGTTGCGAAACAAAACGCGCGGCGCGCATCATGCGCAAGGGATCATCGGAAAAGGTCTGTTCGGGTTCGAGCGGCGTTCTCAGTATCCTTCGCTCAAGATCTCCGAGGCCGTTGTAGTTATCGGTCAGCGATCCCCGTTTGTCGCTGTTGAGGCTTACGGCAAGGGCGTTGATGGTGAAATCGCGTCTTGAAAGATCGTCTTCGATCGTACCTATTTCCGTGAAAGGCTTTCGGGAATCCAGGTCGTACGACTCTTTGCGGGCTCCGACAACCTCGATTTTGAGTGCACCGGCATGCTCGTCGGTCAATTCGAGCTGCGCGGTCCTGAACCGTTCGAATACGACGAAATTTTTGCCCCGCAGTTCGTTTCTGATGATTCTTGCGAATGCGACCGGTTCTCCGACAATCATGATGTCGATATCGGTGCATGGCCGTTCGATGAGAATGTCTCGTACATAGCCTCCCACCAGATAGCAGGGAATGTTTTCGCGGTCGGCAAGTTCCCCGATACGGAAAAGAATATCAGGAATGTCACCTTCTGTGAATTGCTTCATACTGTATGGTACTGTCTTCGGATCACTCAATCGAACAATGCTGCATTGCCGGTAATTTCATCGGTTATGCGATCGGCTACCATAACGGCCTTACGTCCGTCCCTGGAGCTTACCGCTGCCGGCGTGCCGTTCTGCACGGTATCGATGAAATGTTCGAGTTCATCACGGAGGGCATTTATTTTAGGAACATCAGGGGTGATGTAGTCGAGGACCATGCCGTTCATGGCATCCCTGATCTCTCCGAACTGTTCGAGTATTTTTCTGGCGGCATAGGTTTTGACGGGATTTTTCGATGAAGCCTGTGCGGGGTGCACCAGACGGAATACCTCGGATTTTCCGCTGGTCAGGTCGAGCGATGCGTAACTTTTCGGTTCATTGCAGAAAAAACGCATTTTCCGGTATCTGTTCCGGCTCAGTCGGCTTGCCGTTACATTAGCCGTAGCTCCGTTCATGAAGTCGATTCTGGCCGTCGCCATGTCGAGTTCGTTCGAAAAAACCCTTACTCCTGAAGCGGCAATGTTTTTGATGTCCGATTTGATGAGGGAGAGCACCAGATCGATATCGTGAATCATAAGGTCGAGCACAACCGAAACGTCGGTTACCCTGAGCGAAAAGCCGCTCAGCCTTTCGGCCTGGATGTACATCGGTTCTCCGATATAGGACTCCACGGCGCGGAGTGCCGGATTGAAGCGTTCGATATGGCCTACCTGAATGCGTACCCCGTTCTCTTCCTCAAGCCTGATCAGTTCGTCAGCTTCCTCTACCGTAGCCGTTATCGGCTTTTCTATAAAAAGATGTTTTTTTTCGCCGAGCAGTTGTCTCGCGATATCGAAATGAGTGCTTGTGGTTGTGGCAATTACGGCGGCATCGCAGCCTGACGCAAGCTGCTCTATCGAGCTGAACTGCGTAACGCTGTATTTGTGCGCGATCTCTTCGGCGCGCAGACTGCTCTTGTCATAAATCCCGGCCAGGTGCACATCCGGGGATTCAAGTGCTATATCCCTGAGCAGTTTGGTATGAAACTCGCCGAGTTTTCCTGTTCCTATAACTCCTATACGCATAACGATATTTTTCTCATGCAGAATGCTGTTCAGATGCTTTCGGCTTCCGCAACGGGTTCGAGGGCTTCGATTTTATACTTGAACAGGGCGAACGCTATAAACGTGCCAATGATGGTAAGCAGACCGGCTACGATGTAGGGGGCATGAAAATTCATGCCGTAAAGAATACTGCCGCTGAACGGCCCCATGATGCGTGCAAACGAGTTGACCGACTGCGAAAGACCGAGAATCTGCCCCTGCTTCTGTTTGTAGCTGTAGAGAGAGATCATGGAGAGGTTGATGGGCGCAACGAGACTCGTGCCGATCGCAAAGCAGAGCAGTATGAGCAGTCCGTACGAGAACAACGTATCCTGAGGAATGAACGGGACAAAAAAGACGCCGGCAAAGGTAAAGATATGGCCCCAGAGAAACAGTTTGTGTTCTCCGAGTTTCTTGATGAGCTGCCTGATCAGCCCCCCCTGCACAATAACCGAGAAAAAGCCGACATAGGCAAAAATATAGCCGATCTCCTGATCGGAAGCACCGAAATACTCCTTCCAGAGCAGGATAGAAGCAACCTGCATGTTGACGATGGCGAAGGTGAATATGTAGTTTGCGATCATCAGCAGAGCGAGCGGCTTCGAACTGAACGTCAGCTTCAGGCCATCGACATATTCCGTAATCTTCTCTTTCAGAAACGAGGACGAGCTGCCGTTTGCACTGCCACTGGCCGCGCTTTTGCCGCTGAACATGCCGAGATTGAACTTTTTTGCCTGTTTGTTGGATTCCGGCAGAAAGAATATGGCAAGAATGAAATCGAAGAATATAAGGGCCGAAGCAACGTACCCGACCATTTCTATGCCATAGTTATGCTTGAGCAGGCCGCCGACAAGGGGGCCGATAATGAATCCTACGCCGAACGCCGCGCCGATCATGCCCATGGCCCCCGAGCGGCTTTTGCTGTCGGTCACATCGGTAATGTATGCCTGCGCGGCGGCGATATTGGCCGAGCCGATGCCTGAAAGTCCTCTTGCGAAAATCAGAAGCAGAATGGTATCGGACTGGGAAAAAATCAGATA comes from Chlorobium limicola DSM 245 and encodes:
- the purB gene encoding adenylosuccinate lyase, producing MIPRYSPEDISAIWTEEAKFQRWLQLEIAAVEARMEAGFVPEKALLAIKEKAAFNVDEILEIEKETKHDVIAFLTNVAGYVGPDSRYIHEGLTSSDVVDTSLAMQMRDAGNIILADIENLIDVLAKRAVEFKYTLEMGRTHGIHAEPTTFGLKLLLWHEEMRRNLDRMKKAVNTVSVGKISGAVGTYQHLSPAIETVVCRKLGLEPSSISTQILQRDRHAEFATTLAIIASSIEKFSVELRHLQRTEVREAEEFFSKGQKGSSAMPHKRNPITFERLTGLARVVRSNSIAAMENVALWHERDISHSSVERIIMPDSTIAVCYMLRTFSDSLETLLVYPERMEENFNSSYGLTTSQTLLLALTGKGLTREDAYRLVQRNAMESWSKKIHLRDLVLQDEEILQHVTPEEIGELFSFENILGKLRASVDTIFERNGL
- a CDS encoding CCA tRNA nucleotidyltransferase, which encodes MKQFTEGDIPDILFRIGELADRENIPCYLVGGYVRDILIERPCTDIDIMIVGEPVAFARIIRNELRGKNFVVFERFRTAQLELTDEHAGALKIEVVGARKESYDLDSRKPFTEIGTIEDDLSRRDFTINALAVSLNSDKRGSLTDNYNGLGDLERRILRTPLEPEQTFSDDPLRMMRAARFVSQLGFTPDPALAEAMKAMHERIRIVSRERISQEFFKIMLSPEPSRGLEMLYDTKILGDILPEVTAMAGIEQVDGLGHKDTLFHTFQVVDNLSRHSDKLWLRIAALLHDIAKPVTKRFHPSTGWTFHGHEAVGIKVVAKIFRSMRWPLEPLDYVQKMVRLHHRPIPLSKEEITDSAIRRLMFDAGPDLEDLMNLCRADVTSKNPRKVVRIMKNFENVEQKIAEVAEKDLLASWRPPIDGSDIMTTLGLTEGKMIGIIKSRMENAIIDGLIPYEREAALTYIRKVYEELNG
- a CDS encoding Gfo/Idh/MocA family protein; this translates as MRIGVIGTGKLGEFHTKLLRDIALESPDVHLAGIYDKSSLRAEEIAHKYSVTQFSSIEQLASGCDAAVIATTTSTHFDIARQLLGEKKHLFIEKPITATVEEADELIRLEEENGVRIQVGHIERFNPALRAVESYIGEPMYIQAERLSGFSLRVTDVSVVLDLMIHDIDLVLSLIKSDIKNIAASGVRVFSNELDMATARIDFMNGATANVTASRLSRNRYRKMRFFCNEPKSYASLDLTSGKSEVFRLVHPAQASSKNPVKTYAARKILEQFGEIRDAMNGMVLDYITPDVPKINALRDELEHFIDTVQNGTPAAVSSRDGRKAVMVADRITDEITGNAALFD
- a CDS encoding MFS transporter gives rise to the protein MKKSPLVILLLTVMLDLIGFGIVLPLLPTYAKDLGASPFMIGLIAAIFSIMQFIFSPLWGKLSDKIGRRPVMLISIFVTALSYLIFSQSDTILLLIFARGLSGIGSANIAAAQAYITDVTDSKSRSGAMGMIGAAFGVGFIIGPLVGGLLKHNYGIEMVGYVASALIFFDFILAIFFLPESNKQAKKFNLGMFSGKSAASGSANGSSSSFLKEKITEYVDGLKLTFSSKPLALLMIANYIFTFAIVNMQVASILLWKEYFGASDQEIGYIFAYVGFFSVIVQGGLIRQLIKKLGEHKLFLWGHIFTFAGVFFVPFIPQDTLFSYGLLILLCFAIGTSLVAPINLSMISLYSYKQKQGQILGLSQSVNSFARIMGPFSGSILYGMNFHAPYIVAGLLTIIGTFIAFALFKYKIEALEPVAEAESI